The genome window TCGAGGAGGGCTGCGTCCTCCGCGTCCTCCTCCCGACACCGGAGTACTGCCGATGGCCTCCCGCAAGCGTCCCGCCGCCACCCCGTCCGCCCCGACCAAGCGCAGCGCCACCCCGTCGTCCAGCGCCAAGACCGCGCAGCGGCAGCGCGCGCTGCAGCGCGCGGTCGATGCGGGCGACGCCAAGCCCACGCCCAAGCGCGCGAAGCGCGGCGATGCCGGCCAGGCCGGACCGCGCAAGCAGCCGCAGCGCATGCCCAAGCAGCACCTGGCCAAGCCGGGCAACGAACACGACCTGACGCTGCCGCCGCGCTTCGAGGCGCCGGAGTACGTGGGCAGCGGCAAGCTGCGCGGCATGAGCGCGATCGTGACCGGCGCCGACTCGGGCATCGGCCGCGCGGTGGCGGTGCTGTTCGCGCGCGAGGGTGCGGATGTGGCAGTGCTGTACCTGGACGAACACGCGGATGCGCAGGTCACCCGCCAGCACGTGGAGCACGAAGGCCGCCGCTGCATCACCATCGCCGGCGACGTGAAGGACCCGGCGTTCTGCGAAGACGCGGTGGCGCAGACCGTGCGCGCCTTCGGCGGGCTCGACGTGCTGGTCAACAACGCCGCCTTCCAGCTACATTGCGATGCGTTGGAGGACCTGCGCGAGGAGCATCTGCAGGAGACCCTGCAGACCAACATCGCTGGCTATTTCCATATGGCGCGCGCGGCGCTGCCGCATCTCAAGCGCGGTTCGGCGATCGTCAACAGCGGTTCGGAGACCGGATTGTTCGGCAGCAAGTCGCTGCTGGATTATTCGGCGACCAAGGGCGCGATCCACGCCTTCACCATGGCCCTGGCCAGCCAGTTGCAGCCGCGCGGCATCCGCGTCAACGCGGTCGCGCCGGGGCCGGTATGGACGCCGCTCAATCCCGCCGACAAGCCCGCCGAGCAGGTCGCCGAGTTCGGCAAGCAGAACCCGATGGGGCGCCCGGCGCAGCCGGAGGAATTGTCGCCGGCGTACGTGTTCCTGGCATCGCCCATTACCGCCAGCTACATCAATGGCGCGATCCTGCCGGTGATGGGAGGGCCGACGGGGTGAGGGGCTGTCGGTAGGGTGTTCTGGCGCCCGGACCCTCACCCCAACCCCTCTCCCGGGGGGAGAGGGGCTTCACTTACTCCGCTTTGGCCCAGCGCGACAGGTTCTGCTTCAGCGCGTCGATGCCGGCCCAGGGATCCTTGCGTCGCCGCTTCAATTTGGCCGGCACGTCGCGCAGCTTGAAGGCGTCGGCGCGGTGCAGCTTGGGCAGGTCGTTCCAGGCCAGCGGCATCGCCACCGGTGCGCCTGCGCGCGCGCGTAGCGAGTACGAGGCCACCGCGGTGGCGCCGCGGCCGTTGCGCAGGTAGTCGACGAAGATGCGCTGGTTGCGCAGGCGCTTGCTGGCGGTGGCGAGGAAGCGTTCCGGTTGCGACTGCGCCAGCGCGTCGGCGAAGCCGTGCGCGAAGCGCTTGGTGAGGTCCCAGTCGCAGCCCGGCGCCAGCGGCACCACCACATGCAGGCCCTTGCCGCCGGACACGCGCAGGAACGACTCCAGGTCCAGTTGCGCGAGCAGCTTGCGGATGTCGGTGGCCGCGCGCTTGACCTCGGCGAAGGGCACGTCCGGCCCCGGGTCCAGGTCGAACACCACGCGGTCGGCACGCTCCGGGTGCGCGGCATGCGCGCCCCACGGGTGGAACTCCAGTGCGTTGAACTGCACCAGCTCCAGCAGCCCGGCGGCGTCCTCGACCACCAGATACTCGGCCTGGGTGCCGCTCTCCTCCTTCAAGCGCACCGACGACACCAGCTCCAATCCGGCGGTGTGGTGCTTCTGGAAGAAGCACGGGCGCTCGGCACCGCCCGGACAGCGGATGATCGACAGCGGGCGGCCGGCGATTTCCGGCAGCAGGTGGTCCATCACCGCGCTGTAGTAGTCCCAGACCTCGCGCTTGGTCGCGCCGATGTCGGGGAACACGACCCGGCCCGGGCTGGACAGCGCCGGCGGCGTGCGCGCGCTGCCGGCAGCCGCCACGCCGCGCTTGCCACGTTTGGCGCCGGCGGCCTTCGCGTCGACCTCCTTTGCCGCTTTGGTCGCCTTGGCCGTTTTGTCCGTCCTGGCTTTGCTGGCCGGCGGCGTCGCCCTCGCCGCCGCTGCGCGTGGTGCCGGCGCGTCGCCCACGCTGCCGAGGTCGGCGATGTCCTTGTCCGGGCGCACCGCCTTCAGCGAGGCCTGGCGCAGCAACTGCTGCCCGCCGATGCCGCGGTAGAACACTTCCACCACGAAGCGCGGCGCGAACCAGCGCGCGCTGCGCAGGTCGGTCTCGGTGGTCGGCACGTGCACGCTGGGTGTGGCGCTGCCGGCCTTGCCGATCAGCGCGCTCAGTTCGCGCAGCAGCGCATCGGAGAAGCCGGAGCCGACCCGTCCGGCGTACAGCCAGCCGTGCTCGGGATCGGGCCGCGCCAGCAGCAGCGCACCGAAGCCGCTGCGGCTGCCCTTGGGCGCGGTGTAGCCGACCACCGCGAATTCGTCCGAGCGCAGTTGCTTGGTCTTGCGCCAGTCGTCGCTGCGGCCGCCGTGGTAACCGCGGTCGGCGCGCTTGGAGACGATGCCCTCGAAGTGCTGCGCGCCGGCGAGCTGGAACGCGGCGTCGCCATCGCCGTCGATGTGCGAGCTGAAGGCCAGGTGCGCATCGGCGCCCTGCAGCAGCCGCTGCAGCAGCGCCTTGCGCTCGGCCAGCGGTGCGGCGGCGATGTCGATGCCGTCCAGGTGCAGCAGGTCGAACAAGGCCAGCGCCAGCGTGCCCTGGCGCTCGCCGGACAACACCGCCTGCAGCAGGTTGAAGTCCTCTTTTGTCCCCTTGCCGGCGATCAGTTCGCCGTCCAGCGCCGCCGCGCGCAGGCCGAGCGCGGCGATGGCGTCGCGGATCTCGGGAATCTTGTCGGTCCACTCGATCGCGTTGCGCGACCACAGCCGCACCGCGCCGTCGGCGACGGTGACCAGGATCCGGTAGCCGTCCCACTTGATCTCGTGGATCCACTGCGCGCCTCGCGGCGGTGCGTCGCCGAGCCGGGCCAGCTGCGGGGCGAACGGCCCGTCCGGTGCCGCGGCCGGCACCGCGCCCGGCAGCGCCTGGGCCAGCCGGGCCCAGTTCGGCCGGCGGCCCTTGCGCGCCGGTGCGGCGACGACCGTGGCCTTGCGCTTGTTCGGTTTGCCGGCGCCGGCGCGCTTGACGTCCTGCGCCGGTGCCGCGGTGACGCCGGTCAGCAGGTCGTCCGCCTCCAGGTCGCCGGCGAAGGCATCGTCGTCCTTGAACAGCAGCCACTGCGGTTGCCGCGCCGGCTTGCCCGAGCGCACCAGGTGCCAGCCGCCCTTGAGCTTGTCGCCGAACAGTTCGAAGCGCAGATGGCCCTTGGCCAGTTGCGCTTCCGGGTCGTCCGCGCTGCTCCATACGCCGCGATCGAACTGGGCGACATGGCCGCCGCCGTACTCGCCCTGCGGGATCTC of Xanthomonas sacchari contains these proteins:
- a CDS encoding SDR family oxidoreductase: MASRKRPAATPSAPTKRSATPSSSAKTAQRQRALQRAVDAGDAKPTPKRAKRGDAGQAGPRKQPQRMPKQHLAKPGNEHDLTLPPRFEAPEYVGSGKLRGMSAIVTGADSGIGRAVAVLFAREGADVAVLYLDEHADAQVTRQHVEHEGRRCITIAGDVKDPAFCEDAVAQTVRAFGGLDVLVNNAAFQLHCDALEDLREEHLQETLQTNIAGYFHMARAALPHLKRGSAIVNSGSETGLFGSKSLLDYSATKGAIHAFTMALASQLQPRGIRVNAVAPGPVWTPLNPADKPAEQVAEFGKQNPMGRPAQPEELSPAYVFLASPITASYINGAILPVMGGPTG
- the ligD gene encoding DNA ligase D encodes the protein MSLADYRRKRRFDKTREPEPGKPAPAGQRPIFVVQLHHASRRHYDFRLQVGDALKSWAVPKGPSYDPKVKRMAVEVEDHPLDYATFEGEIPQGEYGGGHVAQFDRGVWSSADDPEAQLAKGHLRFELFGDKLKGGWHLVRSGKPARQPQWLLFKDDDAFAGDLEADDLLTGVTAAPAQDVKRAGAGKPNKRKATVVAAPARKGRRPNWARLAQALPGAVPAAAPDGPFAPQLARLGDAPPRGAQWIHEIKWDGYRILVTVADGAVRLWSRNAIEWTDKIPEIRDAIAALGLRAAALDGELIAGKGTKEDFNLLQAVLSGERQGTLALALFDLLHLDGIDIAAAPLAERKALLQRLLQGADAHLAFSSHIDGDGDAAFQLAGAQHFEGIVSKRADRGYHGGRSDDWRKTKQLRSDEFAVVGYTAPKGSRSGFGALLLARPDPEHGWLYAGRVGSGFSDALLRELSALIGKAGSATPSVHVPTTETDLRSARWFAPRFVVEVFYRGIGGQQLLRQASLKAVRPDKDIADLGSVGDAPAPRAAAARATPPASKARTDKTAKATKAAKEVDAKAAGAKRGKRGVAAAGSARTPPALSSPGRVVFPDIGATKREVWDYYSAVMDHLLPEIAGRPLSIIRCPGGAERPCFFQKHHTAGLELVSSVRLKEESGTQAEYLVVEDAAGLLELVQFNALEFHPWGAHAAHPERADRVVFDLDPGPDVPFAEVKRAATDIRKLLAQLDLESFLRVSGGKGLHVVVPLAPGCDWDLTKRFAHGFADALAQSQPERFLATASKRLRNQRIFVDYLRNGRGATAVASYSLRARAGAPVAMPLAWNDLPKLHRADAFKLRDVPAKLKRRRKDPWAGIDALKQNLSRWAKAE